The genomic interval tctctctaaaaatcaataaataaaatatatatattttttaaaaatcaatcaataaatttttttctcttttattaagtgagaggcagggagtcagagatAAGACGCTCAGCAAGCCctctagagggtgatgctctgcccacctggggccgctgctcccttgctcagaactgagctatttcagcacctgaggcaaggccatagagccatcctcagcacccaggatctAATTGCTCgcaccattcgagccatggctgtgggagaggaagagagaaagacagagaggggaggcggaagggtggagaagcagttgggtgcttcccCTGCGTGCCATggccagaattgaacccaggacttccacacgccgggccgacgctctgctgAACCAATAGGCCAGGaccataaaatcttttttaacaaTGTAAAAAATTCACTTTATAAATGATGAATTTGGGAAGCACCAAATATAACGCATTACTAAATTTGTCTGTCTAAAGCAAATGCTAAAATATAACTAAATGTTTTAAGGCAAAGTAAAATCCAAATACCCAGATTATTTAGATAGATGAATGTTTTCCTGGAAGAAAGTCAAACTTCAACTGTCAAATTCAAGTTCACTGTAGTCATCCACTGTTGAGAGGTATTTGTGATTGAAATTCAAAGTATATCAGCATGTCACTTGCACACATCTTACATTTGTTTATAGGGTGGACTCAacctatattttaatatatagtacCTAGTCTGGAAAACGTCAGGCTACAGCAGCACAAAGAGAACGCTAATTAACTGGTTCGGGGTTGGCCCCTGTTAGAGACGTCTTCTTAGCTGACCCTTAGCCTTAAAACTTCCCACAGAATTCCTGTAAGTCAACAGCATAACATGCACTGTCATAACTCAAATGCCAATCATGTCCATAAAAATGTCCAAGACAACCTTTTTTGCCCTGAATGTCATgtgaaacagggagagaggaggaggaaagctcCATCCAAGAGAAAGGACTACCCCCTTTGATCAAATGGAACAACTAGAAGCTGGTATTCTCAATTCACGAAGACTGCTGCTTCCCGGCTTGAGTTTCCCCACAGAGCTCCAAAGGGAGTATTTTTAAGTCCCACTTATGATTGAACAGGTCAAAGATATTCATGTCAACTGGGATCTGCGGTCCTTGAGCTTCTGGCGAGCACAAACCACTTTGAGGACATGCTGAGAGCCCCGCACGGATCCAGCAGCACAGGATCCACGCACCTGAGGGGAAGAGCCCACGCCTCGGGGTAGAGCAGCATCATGGGAAAGCACCGAAGTCCAACCCTctcaggaaacggggagagtaaGCCGCTCGTCCAAGGTCAACCAACAGTCGGCAAGGAGCAGAACCAGGCAAGAAATAAGCAattcaaaacaatatatatatatcggATTAGGCTGTAGAGTTACCAAGCAACTTTTTCTCCTACAAAGAAACCAAGATAACTACAGAAACAGAAGTGTAAAGCCGAACTGTAAGGAACAACACAAGCGCTGTTTGTTGTTCAGGATCCTTATGCATTCCTAAGCTGAATATTTAAGAACGAACTGACCAGAAGGCTTGAAAAGCACTCACCGTGTTCCACGAACACATTGCAGTGTGGACCCCCATGCCTCGATGACTCCTTCTTCCCTGCTCCTTTGATAAAGTGCAGGGCGGGCAGACTTGGCCTTCTCTGGTCCCCAAGAACTTTTCCAGGCTGCTGCCCCATAAAGTAAAGATAGGTTCCCCTTTCTTTCCAGAAGAGGGTTCAAGATCTTTCAGAGCAGTCAGTGAGCTGAGAAGGACAAGGGCACACGGTCCACGTGTAGGAAGGGTTTCACATTCACCGCCTCTGGGCGAGCCAGTCACTGAGGTCAATCACCAAGAGACACCGTGCATgtcacccggggggggggggcagtttttAGGCTGATCTATGTAAACAGGAGGTCCGACGATTTTCGCAGTTTATCAATTTGAAGTCAAGTGATTGCAACGCTACCCACAAGTTTTCTCGATGGATAAGTGTTTCTGGCTGAAGAACGTTTCTACCAAGGAGCACAACCTACCCATCCACAGTCACAGGAGAGGCTACCCGAGGGGAACACTGAAGTCATTTCGATCCCCACCCGTGAAGGAAACGCTGGCCGTCTGGGGATGCTGCTCCAGAACTTTTTTTCCTGGGGAAGTCACCCGCCCCCTCGTTTCTTCATCTTCGGAACCAGCTTCCGGCCGAGCTCGCCGCCGCTCCGGCTTCTGTCGCCGGCTCTCCGGAAGGGAGCACGGGTCACCCAGGCTTCAGCGACAGCTCGCCCTCCGCTCGGACGAGAAGGAATGCATTGCCAGCAACTTTTTAAGTCCGCTTTTTAAAAGGCCTGTGAAACGAGTCCAGACTTTTCCTCTGCATTAAAGTTCTTGGCAGGGCTGAGACGAGGGGGGCCGTCGGTGACATTGGGAGAAGTCAGGACATGAGTGGCTCCAGGGAGCAACCTGGGGGGAAGGGGTGGCCACCTGACAGCAGGGTGGGGGGGCTCCGAGACCAAACTCGGGGCGGCTCGGGGTGCGAGGGCGGCTGCCGGGCGCGGCACGGGCGGCTTCCTCGGGGCGACGCTCCTCCGCGCCTCAGGAAACCGCTGTCCCGAGTCTGGGGGAAAGAGAGACCACCCCCCAGGGTCCCAGAGCCGGGGCAGGGCTGCAAGGGACGAAGGACTCTTGGGGCTCCGACGGGAGAAGGTGGCGGAAGGGGGAGGAGGCCCGGCCGCCTCAGCTGCCCGGAGTCCGGGGGTCCCTGCCTGAGACACCCCCTCCCCCGGTTCCGaacgctgccgccgccgccaggCAGTCACATCCCCCGAGCTCCGCCGCGGGACCCAGCCTCCCCCCGCAGGTAAGGGCTGTGGACAACGAGGATGCTCCTCAGCTGTAGGACCGGGGaaccggctccggctccggcgcTGCTCAGGGACGAACACCGACCCCCACGGCCGCCATGATGGACTAGGAGCCGCTCCACAACGaggccaggccccgcccctggccccgcccccagcgGCGTCGGGAGCACGCTTCACGACAACCGGGACCCCCTGGCCCCGTTTTCGGGGGCGCCGCCCCACCTTCCCGCTCTTGTCCCCCTGTCCGCCAGCACCCGGCCCCACCACGAccttttaaatgtgatttttccGAGCGCAAGGTGTGTAGTAAGGAAGCATCCGCCTCctctgtgccaccattggtcccCGAAACTCCGGGTCAGGTCTCTCTCTTGCGTCCTATTGGCCGATGAAGGCAGTAGAACTAGAGCACCTAGCCAACCGCTTTGGGCGCAACCCGCAGGGCATGCCGGGAGTTGTGGTCCCGTAGTGCCCGCCCCTGCCCGCGTGTACCCGGGACTTCTTGCCCTCGGCTCCCGGTTCCTTCGTTTCGGTCCTAACCTCCTGAGAGCCGGTGGACTCTCGCCGGTCGCGCTTGGTGTGGGGAGGAGTTGGGGTCAATGTCTCCCCTGAGCGGTTTGTAAGACCCGCGAGGAGCCAAAGCAAGGAGAAAACTACGGTTTGGATTTTCCCAGAACCGGAGTTGGATTTCTTCCTCTAGCCTCTTTAAGGGAGAAAATTTGGTTCGCTCCTGGAAACCAAGGTCCATGGTGCCCACTCCCCGACTCCAAATTTCCACCTTTTCCTAAAGAAGCATAAATATTAGAACTAGCAACAAATAAATGACTGGAAAACATCCGACATATTGCTAGAgaatcattctttctttctcagagGCTAAGCCAGATGCAAACATAGATGTTTGAGCAGAACCTTGATGATTAAACGACCGCATTTTACAGGTGTACATGCATTGACATGAAAACATCCACTGTGTAAGCCGAGATGAGCAGAGTTTGCTATCACGCCTAGAGAGCTGACCAGTGACCCAGACAGAACCCCACCCCGTCTGAACCAATCTTCTGCAACTAAGAAGCACGCGAATCCCTGTTCTTTCCTCTCCATGTCTCCCCAGTGGTGCACCTACCTGACCAGGATATACCCATTTCTAAGAGGACCCACTCACCACACCGCCTATCCGCACCACGCACTGTTAGGCTTTTCATAAAccgtattatctcatttaatcctcatgaggGGCCAATGAGGCATAGAATATTATTCTCCATTATACAGCTGGGAAAACAGATTTAGAAACGTGACTTACTTAAGGTCACTCACTTGCCTAATAGGTGACAGAGTCTCTATTTGAGTCGACTGATGTTGCTCCAAAGCGCATGGCGTTCCACTGTACCATTCACTATCAAATAACTGTTGGCTTGGTGGTGTTagacaactgattttttttaactgatactGATACTGGGGGGAAACCACAGCCACATTGTAAGTTTtatacattgttattattatgtattttggAAGTATCTCTGCTGGATTGGGAAATGGTGATTTCACATAGGCTTCAAGAAATAGTCACCTGGGGGAAATTAATATGAAGCATATGAAAATCTGGGCAGAGTCAAAACTGGAATTTATATTCAGATGTTAATTGGTTTCACTTTGCTCTCGCACAAAAAACTCTGGCTGACAAACTTAAATCACTCTCAAAACTTCAATACCTTTGTTCCTTTATTTACTCATTATCTTATCCTGAATTCCACATTGATATTTCTTTTTGGAGACATGctgaccccccctcccccattcatgTTTTAATCATTTCCTGTTCATCCTCATCCTCCAGCTTAAAATTGGGCAATCAAACCAGAAACTCTTTTTAATACACCATTTCCTAACTAAcaattcattcaacaagcatttatggAGCCCCTGTGTGTgaagcactgttctaggtgctgggaTACAATGTGAGAGAGGAcagggtgggctgggggtggagaatgATGACTCATCCTTGTCCTTCCAGAGCACACATGAAAGGAGTGACAGGCAGTAAGCAAACTAAGTATGTCTCAATCCTGGAATAAAATGTCTAGACCCATATCCCTTCACAATCCATCCAGCACATTTATGAAGGATTCCTGTCCTGCCTCTCTAGAGCTTAAAACTAGTCCTTACTCACAGTTGCTAATGGGCTTAATCCAGTCATTTTAATTGTCTGAATCACTTCACTTACAAGTTGGGTCCTGTCTGCCAACTTTACAAGGTTATCATGCGATCTTGTTTGGTTTTCCACAATTACGTTGAAATTATGCTTTATGAAAGTCACTATGGAGGCCAGCTGCATTTAATCTGAACGCTTACCCCAAATCTCCATATTCTCctttaaacattttctaattttaggTGAGCCCCAAGTCAGACTATGTTTCTAGAGATGCACtatactgtactttttttttttttttttttgtatttttctgaagttggaaacggggaggcagtcagacagactcccgcatgcgcccgacagggatccacccggcatgcccaccagggggtgatgctctgcccatctggggcgttgctctattgcaaccagggccattctagcacctgaggcagaggccatagagccatcctcagcgcccggaccaacttgcttgagccagtgaccttgggtccaagctggtgagctttttttttttttttttttttttgctcaagccagatgagcccacgcgcaagctggcgagcttggggtctcgaacctgggtcctccgcatcccagtccgacgctctatccgctgcgccaccgcctggtcaggctatactgtaCTTTTTTACTGCCTGCATAACACTGTAGAATGATGCTTTCGAGGACTTAAAAGTAGAATCCAGAGCTCAGCAAATGCTTGAGTCagaaataaatgttgaataaacTTTACATTCGTATTGTCTTTTCATTAAAAGTgaatcatttaaatttaattttgcccccttttttgtgacagagacagagagagtgacagatagggacagggagagagatgagaagcatccgttcttcactgaggcaccttagttgctcattgattgctttctcatatgtgccttgatggggggggggggctacagcagagcagtgactccttgctcaagccagtgacctttgggctcaagccagtgaccatggggtcatgtctatgatcccacactcaagccagtaaccctgcgctcaaactggcgacctccgggttttgaacctgggttctctgcatcccagtccgatgctctatccactatcctacagcctggtcaggctgtccttaCTTTTATAAAGCAAAGCAATCCACCAAGTTGCCAAAGGGATTCAGTACCTGTAATTAGGTTATCCCTATTCCATTCAGTTTATTCCCTTTTTCCCACCTGCTGGAATACATTTAACAAGGGCGCCCTCTAGTGGGACACAAAGAAAGAATCACTAAAAGGTGCTTTCAGCCCTTTGTGTATTTCCAACAAGGACCACCATTCAGCAGATAATGAATGAACAGCACAGGCTGGCAGCTTGGGAGAGTTCAGGTGAGAATAACTTTCAACAAGCTTTCATATGGGCTTGGAAAAACCAAATCAAACCAAAGCAAACCAGGGACTCTCACTCCCACCCTATCCCATTCCCTTTTCTCAAGAGGTATGAACATGTACTCAATTACGTCAGGCGAGCAAATCTAAACGCTGCAGCTCAACCCATAGAGTATTCAGTTGTCTGAAAACTCAAAACAGCTGCTACATttgggacaaaaaaaagaatgagataagaaaaactgtcgcctgaccaggcggtggcgcagtggatagagcgtcggactgggatccggaggacccaggttcaagaccccaaggtcgccagcttgagcacgggctcatctgatttgagcaaaagctcaccagcttggacccaaggtcgctggctcgagcaaggggttactcagtctgctgaaagcccgtggtcaaggcacatatgagaaagcaatcaatgaacaactaagatgtcgcaacaaaaaaaattgatgattgatgcttctcatctctctccgttcccgtcttctgtccccatctgtccctttctgactctctgtctctgccacacacacaaaaaaaattgtttattgccctggctgggtagctcggttggttggagtgttgtccaaATATGTGGGGTTTGCggatttgattccaggtcagggcacatacagaaatcaaccaatgaatgctaaatggaacagcaaatcgatgtttctctcccctcctctctctataatcaatcaataaaaaataaaacctgcccagatagctcagttggttagaccatcatcctgaagcccagaggttatggtttgatccctggtcagggcacatacaggaacagatagatcaggggtccccaaactacggcctgcgggccgcatgcggccccctgaggccatttatccggcccccaccgcacttccagaagaggcacctctttcattggtggtcagtgagagcatagttcccattgaaatactggtcagtttttttatttaaatttacttgttctttattttaacactttttttgtatttttgtatttttctgaagctggaaacggggagagacagtcagacagactcccgcatgcgccccaccgggatccacccggcacgcccaccaggggctacactctgcccaccagggggcgatgctctgcccctccacgaccagagccactctagcgcctggggcagaggccaaggagccatccccagctcctgggccatccctgctccaatggagccttggctgcgggaggggaagagagagacagagaggaaggggggaggggtggagaagcaaatgggcacttctcctatgtgccctggctgggaattgaacccaggtcccccgcacgccaggccgacactctaccgctgagccaaccagccagggccttgttctttattttaaatattgtatttgttcccgttttgtttttttactttaaaataagatatgtgcagtgtgcatagggatttgttcatagtttttttttatagtctggccctccaacggtctgagggacagtgaactggcccctgtgtaaaaagtttggggacccctgagatagatgttcctctctctctctccctaaaatcaataaataactttaaaaatttttttaaaagtatgttctttaaaaaactgtctattgccctggccggttggctcagtggtagagcgtcggcctggcgtgcgggggacccgggttcgattcccggccagggcacataggagaagcgctcatttgtttctccaccaccccctccttcctctctgtctctctcttcccctcccgcagccaaggctccattggagcaaagatggccctggcgctggggatggctccttggcctctgccccaggcgctagagtggctctggtcgcggcagagcaacgccctggaggggcagagcatcgccccctggtgggcagagcatcgcccctggtgggcgtgccgggtggatcccggtcgggcgcatgcaggagtctgtctgactctgtctccccgtttccagcttcgaaaaaaaaaaaacaactgtctaTTGAGTAATGTTATAAACAAGaatatgccattttaaaaataagtttatggactgacctgaggtggcacagtggataaagcaacgacctggaatgctggagttgccagttcgaaaatgtgggcttgctcggtcaaggatcttatgggagttgatacttcctgcccctcccccttctctctcttgtctctctcttccctctctaaaatgaataaataaaatctttttttttttttgtatttttctgaagctggaaacagggagagacagacagactcctgcatgcgcctgaccgggatccacccggtacgcccaccagggggcgatgctctgccctttcggggcgtggctctgttgcaaccagagccactctagcgcctggggcagaggccaaggagccatccccagcgcccgggccaactttgctccaatggagcatgggctgcgggagggaagagagacagaggaaggagagggggaggggtagagaagcagatgggcacttctcctgtgtgccctggccgggaatcgaacctgggacttctgcatgccaagccgacgctctaccactgagccaactggccagggcctaaataaaatcttttaaaaaataaaagtaactttatGTTTTGATTGGTTTGAGAAAGGGCgagacatggatttgttgtttcactcgtTGACACACTCATTAGTCGagtcctgcctgtgccctgaccagggacagaaCACAACCTGGCATATCAGGAAGATGCTCCAACAAACTTAGCTCCTCAGTCAGGGAAAGATACATACCACTTAGTGACAGGGCCGAGCTGTATTTCAAAATCGTCAAATGCAGTGTTCAATGTGACTATCACTGAAACCCCCcctagttttaaattttactagGTGAGCCATGTGGAGTAGTTAGGGCCTCTAGCAGAATTTATATCTGCTAAACATTCCTTCAACTGTACTCAGCTCCCAAGTCTCACAAGAACAGAAACAGTGCCTCTGAAAGATGTTTCCCAAAACCTAAATCAGGGCACCATTGTTTAGCCATCAAACTAATGCACAGAAATTTTAGCATTCCTCAATAAGAATTTCAGCATTCTTGGTTTTATCTTTGAACTCCTATTATTAAGTTAATGCAtttacaaatatatggtgatgaaaatgatttgactttgggtgatgggtacacaacacaatcaacagttcaagtgcactttttttggtatttttcttaagtgagaagcagggaccgTAGGTGCCCAACGGGtatacacccagcatgcccactagggggcgatgctctgcccatctggggctgttgctctgttgcaacaggagccattctagtgcctgaggcagaggccatggagccatcctcagcacccggccaactttgctccagtggagccttggctgcaggagaggaagacaaagacagagagaagggagagggggaagggtggagaagaagatggtcacttctcctgtgtgccatgaccgggaatcgaaccagagacATTCAAACGCTGGgacaatactctaccactgaaccaaccggccagggccacacttttttttttttttttttagcaagagactcTGAAAACTCCTCAAAACAGCTGCTACATTTGGGATGGAAAAAGAATGAGATAAGAAAaattgtcacctgaccaggcggtggcgcagtggatagagcgtcatactgggatccggaggacccaggttcaagaccctgaggctGCCACTTGAGCatgggcagacaggaagggagagagatgagaagcatcaactcttcattgcggcactttaattgttcattgattgctttctcatctgtgctgactggagggctccagccgagACAGTCCAACCAACCCCTTCctcaaaacagcaaccttgggcttcaaaccagcgacctttgggctcaagccggcaaccctgcgctctagccagatgagcccacacacaagccagcaacccagggttttgaacctgggtcctcagagtcccaggctaatgatctatccactgcaccaccacttggtcaggaaaaatttatatacacttattgaccaatgttaccccattaaatttaagtttctaaataaaattatttaaaaagtcaatgtATCACTACTCCAATTATAGAGGAAACCTCCCTTTTCCCTACTTTGATTTTATGCTTATCTGAGCATCCAAAACATTCTATTATCAATAATTCAACTGCTTACAAATCACCCTCAAAGGCAAGACAGATTAAGGAAGCCTGGTGTGGATACACTTCCATCTACCAGGAGGAACATGCAATGGGAAGTAAGATTCCAACCCAGCGAAAGACTGGCTAAATGTATTCTTCTGTCTGACTGCTGGGTTCACTTCACCAAGTATATTCAATGTCGCACTTGTGCTGCAGACGTGGCGGGAATGGAGGCCAAGAGACAATCTGGGGGtcaaggaggccatgttttttaTAGGGGCAATTTCATGGGGCATTGTGTCTTGTGAATTGATGGTCAGTAGAAGACAAAAGATTCCCTGTATCATTCCAGGAGGGGAGTTCGGTTGGCTGGAACACTGTGTACTTTTAAAGACCCCAAACCACCCCACCAGTGTGGGGGTCTGCGGGCAGCCCACGGGGCCAGAGGCCCAGTTCAGCTCTCCTAGGCTTTGCCTTCCGACAGAAGCAAGCGGGCAGGCGTGCGGCCGGAGGCAGCCGGGGCGGGTCCGTGACGAGTCTCCCGCCCCAGGTCTTTGCTGAGCCACACCGAGATCACAGAGCAGCCCCTCCCTTCCCAGAACGGCTCCGGCTCCATGGGGCGCACAGCCCTGTCCCTCAGGCGCGTCTCCTCACCCCTCCTGTTCTAAGAGTCTCTGACGCGTTTCCATCACAATTTCCTCCATGATTTCTGGCTTTAAGATGTCTTtaatctaaaaaagaaatgaaaaggtatTCATTTGTTCAGAAAAGAAACCAACCACAGGCAGACTACCCAGCCAAGCCAAATGCAGAAACTAAGGGTGGTTCATATAAACCTTCTTTGTTCCCTTCATTTATCAGACGCTAATTATGAAAAGATACGATCTGCTAGAACCAGCTTAATGAACCACCTAGATTATCCGAGATACAGCTGACAACAAAGATACCATGGCACTCACTAAAACAgacagctgaggccctggccgggtaacttggttggttggagagtcgtcctgatatgccaaggttgcgggtaaggttccctggtcagggcatgtacaagaagcaaccaataaatgcacaactaagtggaacaacaaatcgatgtttatCTCGCTAAAatcagtctcttttttttaaaaaagagcgaGCTAAAATGGGAATAGGCAAGATGAAGTCCAGAGGGTTGCTGTCACCTACTAGATCCACCTGACCCCTTCATGCCCTCAAAGCCTTAGATTGACAGTCGACATTATAAGTATTTAAATATTACAAGTATCCTGAGGAAAGATATACAGACGCTCATTAAGGCTGGCCACACagtcttggctggttggctcagtggtagggcatcggcctagcatgtgcaagtcttgggttcaattcccagtcagggcacacgagagaagcaaacatctgcttctctacctctaccctttccctttctccctttctctctctctctctctctctctctctctctctcctccccctcctcctcctcctcccatagGCATGGCTCAAATAAGCAACTTGgcccccgggcgctgaggatggctccttggcttcatctcaggtgctaaaatagcttggttgccgagcaatggagcagcagtgtCTGATGGGCag from Saccopteryx leptura isolate mSacLep1 chromosome 2, mSacLep1_pri_phased_curated, whole genome shotgun sequence carries:
- the LOC136394169 gene encoding umcharacterized homolog, which translates into the protein MSPTAPLVSALPRTLMQRKSLDSFHRPFKKRT